A single region of the Silene latifolia isolate original U9 population chromosome 8, ASM4854445v1, whole genome shotgun sequence genome encodes:
- the LOC141596763 gene encoding uncharacterized protein LOC141596763 isoform X1, producing MKTSQDSQTTTEKQSPDQVSHESQSDRQNNDPEAVIDSGSAAVSSNDGRKVSREDIELVQNLIERCLQLYMNRDEVVKTLLNRARIDPGFTTLVWQKLEEENADFFRAYYTRLKLKKQIVLFNHLLEHQNHLMKYPAHPNVPVAPIRNGIHPMAANNLPMGYPVLHPPPMPATGRLDSMSHGLSSCHVVNGVPAPSNFQPMIMNSGNDMMMESNSLDPAPVIPPSNAMSDMPISPTSVASSGHFPFTASDIPGMGVDTSALDTAFQSDVGSSVGLQFQPDGGDGHSKDSLRSLAQIPWNFSLSDLTADLSNLGDLGALGNYPGSPFLHSDSDILLDTPEQDDIVEEFFVDQIPSPPTHSNDEKL from the exons ATGAAGACATCACAG GACTCTCAAACTACTACTGAAAAACAGTCCCCTGACCAAGTTTCCCATGAGTCACAAAGTGACCGACAAAACAATGATCCAGAAGCAGTTATCGACTCAGGTTCTGCTGCTGTATCAAGTAATGATGGACGCAAAGTTTCTCGAGAAGATATTGAACTA GTCCAGAATCTTATAGAACGATGTCTACAACTGTATATGAATAGAGACGAGGTGGTTAAAACCCTTCTTAATCGTGCGAGGATTGATCCTGGATTTACTACTTTAG TATGGCAAAAACTGGAGGAAGAAAATGCCGATTTTTTCAGGGCCTATTATACAAGGCTAAAACTGAAGAAGCAAATTGTTCTGTTTAACCATCTTCTTGAACATCAGAATCATCTGATGAAGTATCCTGCTCACCCGAACGTCCCTGTGGCTCCTATTCGGAATGGAATACATCCTATGGCTG CTAACAACTTACCTATGGGTTACCCGGTTCTACATCCGCCTCCAATGCCGGCTACTGGTCGTCTTGATTCTATGAGTCATGGATTATCCAGCTGTCATGTCGTGAACGGAGTCCCTGCTCCCAGTAATTTCCAACCTATGATTATGAATTCTGGGAATGA TATGATGATGGAGAGTAACTCATTGGATCCTGCACCTGTCATCCCACCTAGTAATGCCATGTCAGACATGCCGATTAGTCCAACATCAGTGGCATCGAGTGGCCATTTTCCATTCACTGCTTCAGATATCCCAGGGATGGGAGTAGATACTTCTGCGCTTGATACAGCTTTCCAGTCTGACGTGGGATCTTCAGTTGGATTGCAGTTTCAACCTGATGGCGGGGACGGACATTCTAAAGATTCTCTTCGGTCTTTGGCTCAAATTCCGTGGAATTTTAGCCTATCTGATCTAACCGCAGATTTATCAAACTTGGGAG ATCTTGGAGCATTGGGAAATTATCCTGGCTCACCCTTTTTGCATTCTGATTCTGATATACTTCTTGATACACCAGAGCAAGATGATATAG TTGAGGAGTTCTTTGTCGATCAAATCCCTAGTCCACCAACTCACTCCAATGACGAGAAGCTGTGA
- the LOC141596763 gene encoding uncharacterized protein LOC141596763 isoform X2: MNRDEVVKTLLNRARIDPGFTTLVWQKLEEENADFFRAYYTRLKLKKQIVLFNHLLEHQNHLMKYPAHPNVPVAPIRNGIHPMAANNLPMGYPVLHPPPMPATGRLDSMSHGLSSCHVVNGVPAPSNFQPMIMNSGNDMMMESNSLDPAPVIPPSNAMSDMPISPTSVASSGHFPFTASDIPGMGVDTSALDTAFQSDVGSSVGLQFQPDGGDGHSKDSLRSLAQIPWNFSLSDLTADLSNLGDLGALGNYPGSPFLHSDSDILLDTPEQDDIVEEFFVDQIPSPPTHSNDEKL; encoded by the exons ATGAATAGAGACGAGGTGGTTAAAACCCTTCTTAATCGTGCGAGGATTGATCCTGGATTTACTACTTTAG TATGGCAAAAACTGGAGGAAGAAAATGCCGATTTTTTCAGGGCCTATTATACAAGGCTAAAACTGAAGAAGCAAATTGTTCTGTTTAACCATCTTCTTGAACATCAGAATCATCTGATGAAGTATCCTGCTCACCCGAACGTCCCTGTGGCTCCTATTCGGAATGGAATACATCCTATGGCTG CTAACAACTTACCTATGGGTTACCCGGTTCTACATCCGCCTCCAATGCCGGCTACTGGTCGTCTTGATTCTATGAGTCATGGATTATCCAGCTGTCATGTCGTGAACGGAGTCCCTGCTCCCAGTAATTTCCAACCTATGATTATGAATTCTGGGAATGA TATGATGATGGAGAGTAACTCATTGGATCCTGCACCTGTCATCCCACCTAGTAATGCCATGTCAGACATGCCGATTAGTCCAACATCAGTGGCATCGAGTGGCCATTTTCCATTCACTGCTTCAGATATCCCAGGGATGGGAGTAGATACTTCTGCGCTTGATACAGCTTTCCAGTCTGACGTGGGATCTTCAGTTGGATTGCAGTTTCAACCTGATGGCGGGGACGGACATTCTAAAGATTCTCTTCGGTCTTTGGCTCAAATTCCGTGGAATTTTAGCCTATCTGATCTAACCGCAGATTTATCAAACTTGGGAG ATCTTGGAGCATTGGGAAATTATCCTGGCTCACCCTTTTTGCATTCTGATTCTGATATACTTCTTGATACACCAGAGCAAGATGATATAG TTGAGGAGTTCTTTGTCGATCAAATCCCTAGTCCACCAACTCACTCCAATGACGAGAAGCTGTGA